From Scatophagus argus isolate fScaArg1 chromosome 2, fScaArg1.pri, whole genome shotgun sequence, a single genomic window includes:
- the LOC124053561 gene encoding clumping factor A-like yields MDRGDGPHNGANHNAPDLVMPDLGDGPHVGPNHAEPVHNPQQEILQAIEQDEQLDAGMIHLLRFILINGLVIEAIDLLRQIRDELEANNIVNNFDNNDDDNEERAEEEYVDGRQVEDAPAEPRVDLEVNHPVEAEDPLPGGSGRNEPPGAISDSDLDSDAEEEAPSSSSVPGGSRRRSREEDEGDKMSRKRFRCWNELTDSDSDTDSDTDDEEAAHSSSQLSGGTSKRRREEEDDDDSRGSKQSKRRRY; encoded by the exons ATGGACAGAGGAGATGGACCCCACAACGGTGCTAACCACAATGCTCCTGACCTCG ttatgcCAGACTTAGGAGACGGACCCCACGTTGGCCCTAACCATG CTGAACCAGTACATAACCCACAGCAAGAAATACTGCAGGCCATTGAACAAGATGAGCAACTTGATGCTGGAATGATTCACTTGCTGCggttcattttaattaatggACTTGTGATAGAAGCCATTGATTTACTGAGGCAAATTAGGGATGAACTGGAGGCCAACAATATTGTCAACAATTttgacaataatgatgatgacaatgaagaACGAGCTGAAGAAGAATATGTAGATGGTCGACAAGTTGAAGATGCTCCTGCCGAGCCTCGAGTTGACTTGGAAGTCAACCATCCCGTGGAAGCAGAAGATCCCCTGCCTGGAGGATCCGGGAGGAATGAACCGCCTGGTGCCATCTCTGACAGTGACCTCGACAGTGATGCTGAGGAAGAAGCACcctccagcagctcagtgcCTGGAGGATCAAGGAGGAGGtcaagagaggaagatgaaggagataAGATGAGCAGGAAACGATTCAGGTGCTGGAATGAATtgacagacagtgacagtgacactgacagcGACACAGATGATGAAGAAGCAGCGCACTCTTCTAGCCAGCTGTCTGGAGGAACCAGCAAGAGAagacgagaggaggaggatgatgatgacagcagaggcagcaaacAATCCAAACGCCGACGCtattag
- the clgn gene encoding calmegin, producing the protein MKLDRGWMWCVLLLSCLSVAAVAEQDKQSEVDISDVDEDMGLDEEELKVLMAEKEENEEATVMDKDYPDETDEESGKAGTDANVSFQVAYKTPVPTGDVYFAETFDDGSLDRWQLSKTVKGDADDDIAKYDGKWSVEQLKENKVPGDQGLVLKSRAKHHAIAAMLDKPFVFEDEPLVVQYEVNFQEGIDCGGAYIKLLSDTGSLNLEQFQDRTPYTIMFGPDKCGEDYKLHFIFRHQNPLNKDWEEKHAKRPDVDLKKFYTDKKTHLYTLVLNPDNSYEMLIDQSSVGRGSLLHDVVPPVNPPKEIDDPNDSKPEDWDERAKIPDPEAVKPDDWDEDAPAKVEDPDALKPEGWLDDEAEFVPDPNAEKPEDWDEEMDGEWEAPQIPNPACETAPGCGEWKRPMINNPQYKGKWKAPLVDNPNYQGTWKPRKIDNPDYFEDLHPFRMAPFKALGLELWSMTSDIYFDNFIITSHKEVADRWASDSWGLKKLVASANEPGIFTQLMVAAEERPWLWVIYILTVGLPVGLIVLFCWPKKSNDDYLYKKVDLPRADVEEEEEDEEEEEEVAVEKEDKAAKGTDGAAATEEAEEEEEDEEDGAGAGGDNIEEEEEEEEEEEEEEEEEDDDDNNKEETKTKRILEDEQKDGGDVAEESHKQAVRKRRVRKD; encoded by the exons ATGAAGTTGGACAGGGGTTGGATGTGGTGCGTGCTGCTCCTGTCCTGCCTCTCTGTGGCAGCTGTGGCAGAGCAGGACAAGCAGTCGGAAGTTGACATTTCAGATGTCGATGAAGATATGGGCTTAGACGAGGAAGAATTAAAGGTTCTGATGGCAGAAaaggaggagaatgaggaggcAACAGTGATGGATAAAGACTACCCTGATGAGACAGATGAAGAAAGTGGGAAGGCTGGAACAGATGCAAATGTCTCTTTCCAG GTAGCATACAAGACTCCAGTTCCCACTGGAGATGTCTACTTTGCAGAGACATTTGATGATGGATCACTGGACAG ATGGCAGCTGTCAAAGACAGTGAAAGGGGATGCTGATGATGACATTGCCAAATACGAtg GAAAGTGGTCTgtggagcagctgaaggaaaacaaagttcCAGGAGACCAGGGTCTGGTGCTCAAGTCCCGGGCCAAACACCACGCAATCGCTGCAATGCTGGACAAACCCTTTGTCTTCGAGGATGAACCTCTCGTCGTACA GTATGAAGTGAATTTCCAGGAAGGTATCGACTGCGGTGGAGCATACATCAAACTGCTTTCAGACACTGGAAGTCTGAATCTG GAGCAATTCCAGGACCGAACACCCTACACCATCATGTTTGGACCAGACAAGTGTGGCGAGGACTACAAACTGCACTTCATCTTCCGCCACCAGAATCCTCTCAACAAAGACTGGGAGGAGAAACACGCCAAGAGGCCCGATGTCGACCTCAAGAAGTTTTACACTGATAAGAAGACTCACCTCTATACTTTGG TCCTGAACCCAGACAACAGCTACGAAATGCTTATCGATCAGTCCAGCGTGGGCCGTGGCAGCCTGCTGCATGATGTGGTACCACCAGTCAACCCACCCAAAGAGATTGATGACCCAAATGACTCCAAGCCAGAAGACTGGGATGAGAGGGCCAAGATTCCCGACCCCGAGGCAGTCAAGCCTGATGACTG GGATGAAGATGCTCCAGCAAAAGTTGAGGACCCTGACGCTCTGAAGCCAGAGGGCTGGCTTGACGATGAGGCAGAGTTTGTCCCAGACCCTAACGCAGAGAAACCGGAAGACTg GGAtgaggagatggatggagagtgGGAAGCCCCACAGATTCCTAACCCGGCCTGTGAGACAGCACCTGGCTGTGGGGAGTGGAAGCGTCCCATGATCAATAACCCGCAGTACAAGGGCAAGTGGAAAGCCCCTCTGGTGGACAATCCCAACTATCAG GGAACCTGGAAACCACGTAAGATCGATAACCCAGACTATTTTGAGGACCTGCATCCATTCAGGATGGCACCTTTCAAGGCCCTGGGCTTGGAGTTGTGGTCCATGACTTCAGATATCTACTTTGACAACTTCATTATCACCTCTCACAAGGAGGTGGCCGACCGCTGGGCCTCAGACAGCTGGGGGCTGAAGAAACTGGTGGCCAGTGCCAACGAG CCAGGGATTTTCACTCAGCTGATGGTGGCAGCAGAGGAACGACCTTGGCTCTGGGTGATCTACATTCTGACAGTTGGCCTGCCTGTAGGACTGATTGTGCTCTTCTGCTGGCCGAAG AAATCAAATGATGACTATTTGTACAAGAAGGTGGATCTTCCCCGGGCTGAtgtagaagaggaagaggaggatgaagaagaagaggaggaagtagCAGTAGAGAAGGAAGACAAAGCAGCCAAGGGTACAGATGGAGCTGCAG CAACGgaagaggctgaggaggaggaggaggacgaggaggatgGAGCTGGTGCGGGAGGTGACAAtatagaggaggaggaggaagaagaggaggaggaggaggaggaggaggaggaggaggacgacgacgacaacaacaaagaggaaaccaaaacaaagagaataTTAGAAGATGAG CAGAAGGACGGAGGAGACGTCGCCGAAGAGAGCCACAAACAAGctgtgagaaagaggagggtACGGAAGGACTGA
- the exosc9 gene encoding exosome complex component RRP45, with amino-acid sequence MKDTPLSNCERDFLLKAIEEKKRLDGRQTYDYRKMKITFGTDYGCCFVDLGKTRVMAQVSCELVAPKESRPNEGIMFFNIEMSPMASPAFEQGRQSELSVKLNRQLERCLRNSKCIDTESLCVVSGEKVWQIRVDVHMLNHDGNLMDAASIAAITALCHFRRPDVGIQGDEVTVYSPEERDPIPLSIYHMPISVSFSFFQQGTYLLVDPCEREERVMDGLLMIAMNKHREICSIQSSGGIMLLKEQVMRCSKIASVKVSEITELISKALENDKKARKAGGRCGFAESMPQERITALKMDETSVEMTDVTDRANDIVQKAEGAPQTVPSPVVPVPGVGQVGQGLQNTWGLEEDDEEDEGENDNSPEEEEEKVTKMEEEEHVKEESRGDVVEISDSEEEEVVILHPETPDKAPKNTGPSSQQKGAATSKKRQKK; translated from the exons ATGAAGGACACACCGCTGTCTAACTGTGAGCGAGATTTCTTGCTAAAAGCCATCGAAGAGAAGAAG CGCCTGGATGGAAGGCAGACCTACGACTACAGAAAGATGAAGATCACATTTGGGACTGACTATGGATGCTGTTTTGTGGATCTGGGGAAAACCAG GGTCATGGCCCAGGTGTCGTGTGAGCTGGTGGCTCCTAAAGAGAGTCGACCAAATGAAGGGATCATGTTCTTCAACATCGAGATGTCGCCCATGGCCTCACCAGCATTTGAACAGGGCAG ACAGTCTGAGTTGTCAGTGAAGCTAAACAGACAGCTGGAGAGATGCTTGAGAAACTCCAAGTGCATTGACACTGAGTCCCTTTGTGTGGTGTCTGGAGAAAAG GTGTGGCAGATCAGAGTGGATGTTCATATGTTGAATCATGATGGGAACCTGATGGATGCTGCCAGCATTGCTGCCATCACGGCTCTGTGCCACTTCAGACGTCCTGATGTTGGCATTCAGGGGGATGAAGTCACAGTG TACAGTCCAGAGGAGAGAGACCCCATTCCTTTGAGTATCTACCACATGCCCATCAGTGTCAGCTTCTCCTTCTTCCAACAAGG AACCTACTTGTTAGTGGACCCCTGTGAGCGGGAGGAGCGGGTGATGGACGGCCTGCTGATGATTGCCATGAACAAACATAGAGAAATCTGCTCCATCCAGTCCAGTGGGGGCATCATGTTGCTTAAAGAGCAG GTTATGAGGTGCAGTAAAATAGCCAGCGTCAAAGTGTCTGAAATTACAGAGCTCATCAGCAAAGCCCTGGAGAATGACAAGAAAGCAAG GAAGGCGGGTGGTAGGTGTGGTTTTGCAGAATCTATGCCTCAGGAGCgaatcacagcactgaaaatggATGAGACTTCAGTGGAGATGACAGATGTGACAGACAGAGCCAATGACATTGTTCAGAAGGCAGAGGGCGCACCTCAGAC GGTGCCCTCCCCAGTGGTGCCTGTCCCAGGTGTGGGTCAGGTAGGGCAGGGACTACAGAACACCTGGGGACtagaggaggatgatgaagaggatgagggtGAAAATGACAATAGtcctgaagaagaggaagaaaaagtaacaaagatggaagaggaggagcatgtaaaggaggagagcagaggag ATGTGGTTGAGATATCGgacagtgaagaagaggaagtggtCATACTGCATCCGGAGACACCAGACAAAGCTCCTAA AAATACTGGACCCAGCTCCCAACAGAAGGGGGCAGCAACatcaaagaaaagacagaaaaagtga
- the LOC124066592 gene encoding high affinity choline transporter 1-like: MALNVPGLVVMAGFYLVILGTGIWASMRSKKEEKKCTGDGMEITLLAGRNINLLVGIFTLTATWVGGGFILGIAEATYNPTLGAVWALMPVPYVLTFFLGGFFFAKPMRENKYVTMMDPFQQKYGNILSSALIFPALVADVLWVARTLVSLGGTMSVILDLSYVYSIIISSVVAIIYTLLGGLYSVAYTDVIQLILIFVSLWVCVPFLLTNPHSVDISLTAYNQTFQAPWVGTVELEDAGKWFDDFMLLALGGLAYQAFYQRILSASSYTQAQVTCFASSAFCLVLGIPSVLVGAVAASTDWNSTSYGLPTPYERDQAGSILPIALQYLTPPYVSVIGIGAVAAAVMSSMDSALLSSASLFSSNIYKNIIRKQASDREMQWVIRISVVVVGLSGTALTFLDSSVLVFWLVGVDMSYTIMFPQLVCILFFKVSNGYGATVGYMMGIIMRVLSGEPLIGLPPAIKFPGCRLDKEGKLTQFFPFRTAIMVISLLSILLFSWLTSIIFNKGLLSERWDVFKIKRRQTSTARPLDNRRTSSDNEDGSTAKQLLDTTSC; the protein is encoded by the exons ATGGCTCTCAATGTTCCGGGTCTGGTGGTGATGGCGGGATTCTACCTGGTTATCTTGGGCACGGGCATCTGGGCATCTATGCGCTccaagaaggaggagaagaaatgcACAGGGGATGGCATGGAGATAACACTACTGGCTGGACGCAACATCAACTTGCTAGTTGGCATCTTCACTCTTACTG ctaCATGGGTGGGTGGAGGCTTCATCCTCGGTATTGCTGAGGCAACATACAACCCAACGCTTGGCGCAGTGTGGGCTCTCATGCCTGTGCCTTACGTCCTAACCTTCTTCTTAG GTGGTTTTTTCTTTGCCAAGCCAATGAGAGAGAACAAGTATGTGACAATGATGGACCCCTTTCAACAGAAGTATGGGAACATTCTCAGCAGTGCGCTGATCTTTCCGGCACTGGTTGCTGATGTTCTGTGGGTGGCACGCACACTTGTTAGCCTGG GTGGAACTATGAGTGTGATCCTGGACCTGTCCTACGTCTACTCCATCATCATCTCCTCAGTGGTGGCTATAATCTACACACTGCTGGGGGGGCTCTACTCTGTGGCCTACACAGATGTCATCCAGCTCATTCTCATCTTTGTCAGTCTG TGGGTGTGTGTTCCTTTCCTGTTGACCAACCCTCACTCTGTGGATATCTCACTGACGGCCTACAACCAGACCTTCCAGGCTCCTTGGGTCGGCACGGTGGAGCTCGAAGATGCTGGCAAGTGGTTTGACGACTTCATGCTGCTG GCTCTGGGTGGTTTGGCCTACCAGGCGTTCTACCAAAGAATCCTTTCAGCCTCATCCTACACCCAGGCTCAAGTGACCTGCTTCGCTTCTTCAGCCTTCTGCCTGGTGCTCGGTATTCCCTCTGTGCTGGTCGGCGCTGTGGCAGCCTCTACAG ACTGGAACTCAACCAGCTATGGATTGCCCACCCCATATGAACGTGACCAGGCAGGCTCCATCCTCCCCATTGCCCTGCAGTACCTCACACCCCCTTATGTCTCTGTCATTGGCATTGgagctgtagctgctgctgtcatgtcCTCCATGGACTCTGctcttctgtcctctgcctCATTGTTTTCCTCAAATATCTACAAGAACATTATCAGGAAGCAG GCGTCAGACCGTGAGATGCAGTGGGTGATCCGTATCTCAGTGGTAGTAGTGGGTCTGTCTGGCACTGCGCTCACCTTCCTGGACAGCAGCGTCCTGGTCTTCTGGCTCGTAGGCGTGGACATGTCCTACACAATTATGTTCCCTCAGCTGGTCTGCATCCTCTTCTTCAAGGTGTCCAATGGCTATGGAGCCACCGTGGGCTACATGATGGGAATCATCATGAGGGTCCTGAGCGGTGAGCCACTCATCGGCCTCCCGCCTGCCATTAAGTTCCCTGGCTGCCGGCTGGACAAAGAGGGAAAGCTAACCCAGTTCTTCCCCTTTCGCACTGCTATTATGGTCATCTCACTCCTATCCATTCTGCTCTTCTCCTGGCTCACATCCATCATCTTCAACAAGGGTCTCCTGTCTGAGAGGTGGGATGTGTTCAAAATCAAACGCAGGCAGACATCCACAGCCCGTCCCCTGGACAACAGGAGGACCAGCTCTGATAATGAAGATGGCTCCACAGCTAAACAGCTGCTGGACACCACCAGCTGCTGA